A single window of Zea mays cultivar B73 chromosome 10, Zm-B73-REFERENCE-NAM-5.0, whole genome shotgun sequence DNA harbors:
- the LOC100217014 gene encoding uncharacterized protein LOC100217014: MAGIIIKMLVLCAGWEIARGIVFSSLGSPALCVPVPCFVLFGFSFYASSPVLLQIERIFSSRCVLQIERGYIATQHNTQDLLLSHMKTCCLIMVFVYEDQLPVPTRWTEYLYDVKVNCSASSV, translated from the exons ATGGCAGGCATCATAATAAAGATGTTGGTTTTGTGTGCTGGGTGGGAGATCGCACGGGGAATTGTTTTTTCATCCCTGGGTTCTCCCGCCCTTTGTGTCCCCGTGCCCTGCTTCGTGTTGTTTGGCTTCTCGTTCTACGCTTCATCACCGGTGCTGCTGCAAATTGAACGGATCTTCTCGTCTCGCTGCGTGCTGCAAATTGAACGGGGCTacatcgcaacgcaacacaacacGCAAG ATCTACTGCTGAGCCATATGAAGACCTGCTGCCTCATCATGGTGTTTGTATATGAAGATCAACTGCCAGTGCCTACACGCTGGACGGAGTATTTATATGATGTGAAGGTCAACTGTTCGGCATCGTCGGTATGA